The following are from one region of the Cyclopterus lumpus isolate fCycLum1 chromosome 21, fCycLum1.pri, whole genome shotgun sequence genome:
- the enox1 gene encoding ecto-NOX disulfide-thiol exchanger 1, whose product MNPCVHPSSSQRTDLMRAADGVPVSDLGAWTTAMNNLGIGPVGLSGQQLISDSLCLQRFDPGLGLLASMNPLMGGISLVPPPPAPPDMPVVKEIIHSKSCTLFPQNPNLPPPSTRECPPGCKTVFVGGLPENATEELVREVFDPCGEIIAIRKSKKNFCHIRFSEEFMVDKAMYLSGYRMRIGSSTDKKDSGRIHVDFAQARDDLYEWECQQRLLAREERHRRKVHEDRLRPPSPPPIVHFSEHEAAMLAERLKDDHNFSEATVVLFTWIDRGEVNRRTANHFYSMIQSANGHVRRLMSEKAQHEEEMEHAKEVFKNALLAILNQFEQITAVFTAATRQKAWDHFSKAQRKNVDIWRKQCEELRNAHSEEIMGIRREEEMEMSDDEEDENPSKRLRTEENGVCDQTQASLKEENDSLRWQLEAYRNEVELLRREQRGGGGGGGGRYDEDPPVIQSSEVQIQLLQKNMHNMQQQLLSLQEQLRSKEAELEEARAEHRYLEGGVASLRDQLLGNGDGTNGTNGTNGDHETAVNGCVPSSFLSRERRSEVIMRGGVASEKEALLLGIISTFLHVHPFGANLEYLWSYIQRLDSKVSPVDLQCLMVRLPSMFRQELSGVGATLEKRWKFCGFDSLGSA is encoded by the exons actctctgtgtctccagagGTTCGACCCCGGACTGGGTCTCCTCGCCTCCATGAACCCCCTGATGGGGGGCATTAGTCTGGtgccccccccgcccgcccctCCCGACATGCCGGTCGTCAAGGAGATCATCCACAGCAAGAGCTGCACGCTGTTCCCCCAGAACCCCA ACCTGCCCCCACCGTCGACCCGGGAGTGCCCCCCCGGCTGTAAGACGGTGTTTGTCGGCGGGCTGCCGGAGAACGCCACGGAGGAGCTCGTCAGAGAAGTGTTCGACCCGTGTGGAGAAATCATCGCCATCCGCAAGAGCAAGAAGAACTTCTGCCACATCCGCTTCAGTGAGGAGTTCATGGTGGACAAGGCTATGTACCTGTCag GGTACCGGATGAGGATCGGCTCCAGCACCGACAAGAAAGACTCGGGGCGGATCCACGTGGACTTCGCTCAGGCCAGAGACGACCTGTACGAGTGGGAGTGTCAGCAGCGCCTCCTGGCCCGGGAGGAGCGGCACCGCCGCAAGGTCCACGAGGACCGGCTGAGAccgccatctcctcctcccataGTGCACTTCTCTGAGCACGAGGCGGCCATGTTGGCAGAGAGGCTGAAAG ATGACCACAACTTCAGCGAGGCGACGGTGGTGCTCTTCACCTGGATCGACCGCGGCGAAGTCAACCGCCGGACCGCCAACCACTTCTACTCCATGATCCAGTCGGCCAACGGCCACGTGCGGCGGCTGATGAGCGAGAAGGCTCAGCacgaggaggagatggagcacGCCAAAGAGGTCTTCAAGAACGCCCTGCTGGCCATCCTCAACCAGT TCGAGCAGATCACCGCCGTTTTCACCGCCGCCACCAGGCAAAAGGCATGGGACCATTTCTCAAAAGCTCAGCGCAAGAACGTAGACATTTGGAGAAAGCAGTGTGAG GAGCTGAGGAACGCCCACAGCGAGGAGATCATGGGCAtcagacgggaggaggagatggagatgtcGGACGACGAAGAAGACGAGAACCCCTCCAAGAGGCTTCGCACCGAGGAGAACG GAGTATGTGATCAGACCCAGGCGTCTCTGAAGGAGGAGAACGACTCCCTGCGTTGGCAGCTGGAGGCGTACAGGAACGAGGTGGAGCTGCTGAggagggagcagagaggaggaggaggaggaggaggaggaagatatgATGAAGATCCTCCAGTGATTCAGAGCTCTGAGGTTCAGatccagctgctgcagaagaacatgcacaACATGCAGCAG CAACTCCTGAGTCtgcaggagcagctgaggaGTAAGGAGGCGGAGCTAGAGGAGGCCAGGGCGGAGCACCGCTACCTGGAGGGGGGTGTGGCCTCCCTTAGAGACCAG CTGCTCGGTAACGGAGACGGAACCAACGGAACCAACGGAACCAACGGAGACCACGAAACG GCGGTGAATGGCTGTGTTCCCTCGTCGTTCctcagcagagagaggaggagtgaggtCATCATgagaggaggcgtggcctcAGAGAAGGAGGCTCTGCTGCTGg gcATCATCTCCACCTTCCTCCATGTTCATCCGTTTGGAGCCAACCTGGAGTATCTGTGGTCCTACATCCAGAGACTGGACTCCAAG GTGTCTCCGGTGGACCTGCAGTGTCTCATGGTCCGTCTCCCCAGCATGTTCAGACAGGAGCTGAGTGGCGTCGGAGCGACTTTAGAGAAACGATGGAAGTTCTGCGGCTTCGACAGCCTCGGATCAGCGTGA